A single region of the Novosphingobium sp. SL115 genome encodes:
- a CDS encoding ATPase, T2SS/T4P/T4SS family — protein sequence MSAFGRRNGVGGTPASARPQFGVARPMKAGEAAAPTPGAGSVPMPMGGDQFPPLPPMDSADMPGSAAAAKSDAMSRLADRANAVAEGNFQAEGFEASVHKIKEQVLPRLLERVDPEAAATLTKEELSEEFRPIIMEVLAELKVTLNRREQFALEKVLIDELLGFGPLEELLNDPDISDIMVNGPEQTYIEKKGRLQIAPIRFRDEQHLFQIAQRIVNQVGRRVDQTTPLADARLKDGSRVNVIVPPLSLRGTAISIRKFSEKPITIDMLRDFGSMSDKMATCLKIAGACRMNVVISGGTGSGKTTMLNALSKMIDPGERVLTIEDAAELRLQQPHWLPLETRPPNLEGQGAITIGDLVKNALRMRPDRIILGEIRGAECFDLLAAMNTGHDGSMCTLHANSPRECLGRMENMILMGDIKIPKEAISRQIAESVDLIVQVKRLRDGSRRTTNITEVIGMEGDVIVTQELFKFEYLDETDDGKIIGEFRPAGLRPYTLEKARQFGFDQAYLEACL from the coding sequence ATGAGCGCATTCGGTCGACGTAACGGAGTTGGCGGCACACCTGCCAGCGCAAGGCCGCAATTCGGCGTCGCGCGTCCGATGAAGGCTGGCGAAGCCGCCGCGCCGACACCGGGGGCCGGTAGTGTGCCGATGCCGATGGGAGGTGACCAGTTCCCGCCTTTGCCGCCGATGGACAGCGCCGACATGCCCGGCAGTGCAGCCGCCGCCAAATCGGATGCCATGAGCCGCCTTGCCGATCGTGCCAATGCCGTGGCCGAAGGAAACTTTCAGGCCGAAGGATTTGAAGCATCGGTCCACAAGATCAAGGAACAGGTGCTGCCGCGCCTGCTTGAGCGCGTCGACCCCGAAGCGGCGGCGACGCTGACCAAGGAAGAGCTTTCCGAAGAATTCCGGCCGATCATCATGGAAGTGCTGGCTGAACTGAAAGTTACGCTGAACCGGCGTGAACAGTTTGCGCTGGAAAAGGTGCTGATCGACGAACTGCTGGGGTTCGGGCCGCTGGAAGAGCTGCTGAACGACCCTGACATTTCGGATATCATGGTCAACGGGCCGGAACAGACTTACATCGAAAAGAAAGGTCGGCTGCAGATTGCGCCGATCCGGTTCCGCGATGAACAGCACCTGTTTCAGATTGCCCAGCGCATCGTGAACCAGGTTGGCCGCCGTGTTGACCAGACCACGCCGCTGGCCGACGCCCGCTTGAAGGATGGCAGCCGCGTCAACGTGATCGTCCCACCGCTTTCGCTGCGTGGCACGGCCATCTCGATCCGCAAGTTTTCCGAAAAGCCGATTACCATCGACATGCTCCGTGATTTCGGGTCGATGAGTGACAAGATGGCGACCTGCCTGAAAATTGCCGGCGCCTGCCGCATGAACGTGGTGATTTCGGGCGGTACGGGTTCGGGCAAAACCACCATGCTCAACGCCCTGTCGAAGATGATCGATCCGGGCGAGCGCGTGCTGACCATTGAAGACGCCGCCGAACTTCGCCTGCAACAGCCGCACTGGCTGCCGCTGGAAACGCGCCCGCCGAACCTTGAAGGCCAAGGCGCGATTACCATCGGCGACCTTGTGAAGAACGCCCTGCGTATGCGTCCTGACCGGATTATTCTGGGCGAAATTCGTGGCGCGGAATGTTTCGATCTTCTGGCCGCGATGAACACCGGCCATGATGGGTCGATGTGTACGCTCCACGCCAACAGCCCGCGCGAATGCCTTGGCCGTATGGAAAACATGATCCTGATGGGCGACATCAAGATCCCGAAGGAAGCCATCAGCCGCCAGATTGCGGAATCGGTCGACCTGATCGTTCAGGTAAAGCGCCTGCGCGACGGTTCGCGCCGCACGACGAACATTACCGAAGTGATCGGGATGGAAGGCGACGTGATCGTCACGCAGGAACTGTTCAAGTTCGAATATCTGGACGAAACCGACGACGGCAAGATCATCGGTGAATTCCGCCCGGCAGGCCTGCGCCCTTACACACTGGAAAAGGCGCGGCAGTTCGGCTTCGATCAGGCCTATCTGGAAGCCTGCCTTTAA
- a CDS encoding DMT family transporter, with amino-acid sequence MSSLDRPMLALGLRLAATVLFSVMLLLVKLTGERNIALPETLFWRQALPAVSILGWLALRGELQRLKTQRRWIHARRALIGGSGMFLTLGVVRLLPLAEATVLGFTTPMFAVILSALVLKEKVGVWRWTAVLMGLAGVLIIAGPDTGNLPLFGVVVGIGAAFMVALVTIQVRDLGRTEEPLTVVFYFSAFSAPFLGLFLFQTGASHDLTGWLMLGGIGLSGLFAQIAMTASLRYGSVSSVIVVDYIQLAWATFWGWLIFSHMPPASTWVGAPIIIGASLLIAWREHLLSRRRVAAASN; translated from the coding sequence ATGTCTTCGCTTGACCGTCCGATGCTGGCCCTTGGCCTGCGGCTTGCAGCCACCGTATTATTTTCGGTCATGCTGCTGCTGGTCAAGCTGACGGGCGAACGCAATATTGCCTTGCCCGAAACGCTTTTCTGGCGTCAGGCTCTGCCCGCAGTCTCGATTTTGGGATGGCTGGCGCTGCGCGGTGAATTGCAGCGGTTGAAAACGCAACGACGGTGGATTCATGCCCGGCGCGCGCTGATTGGCGGATCGGGTATGTTCCTGACCTTGGGTGTGGTGCGCCTGCTGCCCTTGGCCGAAGCGACAGTGCTGGGTTTTACCACGCCAATGTTCGCGGTGATCCTGTCGGCACTGGTGCTGAAGGAAAAGGTTGGGGTTTGGCGGTGGACCGCGGTGCTGATGGGACTGGCCGGCGTGCTGATTATTGCCGGGCCAGATACCGGCAACCTTCCGCTGTTCGGTGTGGTAGTAGGCATTGGCGCGGCATTCATGGTCGCACTGGTGACCATACAGGTGCGCGATCTGGGCCGCACTGAAGAACCGCTCACGGTAGTGTTCTATTTCTCGGCCTTCAGCGCGCCATTTCTGGGGCTGTTCCTGTTCCAGACCGGAGCCAGCCATGATCTGACGGGCTGGTTGATGCTGGGTGGTATTGGCCTGAGCGGGCTGTTCGCACAAATCGCGATGACGGCTTCACTGCGCTATGGTTCGGTTTCGAGCGTGATCGTGGTGGATTACATTCAGCTTGCCTGGGCAACATTCTGGGGCTGGCTGATCTTCAGCCATATGCCGCCTGCATCGACGTGGGTGGGTGCGCCGATCATCATCGGGGCAAGCCTGCTGATTGCTTGGCGCGAACATCTGCTTTCCCGGCGCCGAGTGGCTGCAGCTTCAAACTGA
- a CDS encoding DMT family transporter: protein MLHRLVLIGKSLQDSHKSALLLALTGFALLSVGDALVKGMAGLWPGTAIGALRYLFGAIGLGVALLLREGLAGFTFGKLPWQILRGFSVALSAVTFFTAVHLMSMGEATAIGFTSPMITALLAAILLKEPLRRTTWIASGVAFAGVLLILRPNFALLGPAALLPMASATGMALLIIANRKVAGTGSALSMQFNVAFIGTIFLLVTAFAGHFSGLAFFAIPVPPPSVIARCAIIAVSASTAHALIYMATTRAGASTIAPMTYVQLLMAGGFGWALFDERPDAMAALGAVVIVGAGLYLWRAGRAPATTDGNATTPT from the coding sequence GTGCTGCACAGGCTGGTTTTGATCGGAAAATCGTTGCAAGACAGTCACAAGTCCGCCCTGCTTCTGGCCTTGACGGGATTTGCGCTGTTGTCTGTCGGCGATGCGCTGGTCAAGGGCATGGCCGGGTTGTGGCCCGGTACGGCAATCGGCGCCTTGCGCTATCTGTTCGGGGCCATCGGGCTTGGCGTGGCTTTGCTGCTGCGTGAAGGTTTAGCCGGGTTCACATTTGGCAAACTGCCATGGCAAATCCTGCGGGGCTTCAGCGTAGCGTTGTCGGCGGTGACATTCTTCACCGCGGTTCACCTTATGTCGATGGGCGAGGCGACCGCCATCGGTTTCACCAGCCCGATGATTACAGCCCTGCTGGCGGCAATCTTGTTGAAAGAACCGCTGCGCCGCACAACCTGGATCGCCAGCGGTGTCGCGTTTGCTGGTGTCCTGCTGATCCTTCGTCCGAATTTCGCGCTGCTCGGTCCGGCAGCATTGCTGCCGATGGCGTCGGCAACCGGCATGGCCCTGCTCATCATCGCCAATCGCAAGGTCGCAGGCACCGGCAGCGCACTTTCAATGCAGTTCAACGTGGCATTCATCGGCACGATCTTTCTGCTCGTCACTGCCTTCGCCGGGCATTTCAGCGGGCTGGCATTCTTTGCCATCCCGGTGCCACCGCCGTCGGTCATTGCCAGATGCGCAATCATTGCAGTGAGCGCGAGCACCGCCCACGCGCTGATCTATATGGCGACCACGCGGGCAGGCGCATCCACCATCGCCCCGATGACTTACGTGCAATTGCTGATGGCAGGCGGCTTTGGCTGGGCACTGTTTGACGAACGGCCTGATGCCATGGCGGCTTTGGGCGCGGTCGTGATCGTAGGAGCGGGGCTGTATCTGTGGCGCGCTGGACGCGCCCCGGCCACAACGGACGGAAATGCCACTACCCCTACCTGA